In Rhodospirillales bacterium, a single window of DNA contains:
- the purH gene encoding bifunctional phosphoribosylaminoimidazolecarboxamide formyltransferase/IMP cyclohydrolase, with protein MTAKIRRALVSVSDKTGLIDLGKFLVSQGVEILSTGGSAKALKDAGVPVVEVSQFTGFPEIMDGRVKTLQPKIHGGLLAVRGNPEHEKAMRDHAIQPIDLLAVNLYPFESTVAKGAAFADCIENIDIGGPALIRAAAKNHAFVTVLVDPADYAEAIAEMKANGGATTPEFRKRLAARAYARTAAYDAAISTWFAGQLGETFPRRMAFAGDLVQTLRYGENPHQQAAFYRGGLEFSARGDSPARPRPGIATARQLQGKELSFNNLNDTDAAFELAAEFRDRPACVIVKHANPCGVAQADTLKEAYLRAYACDTESAFGGIVALNRALDADAAAEIAKLFVEVVIAPQIAPEAAQILAAKKNVRVLETGAMPDPNAQGMTVRSLAGGYLLQTRDNALTEKDLKVVTKRKPSNAEMADLLFAFTVCKHVKSNAIVYVKNGATVGVGAGQMSRVNSSRIAAWKAEDAARVAGDKESWAKGSVVASDAFFPFADGLIAAAEAGATAVIQPGGSMRDDEVIKAADERGLAMVFTGMRHFRH; from the coding sequence ATGACCGCCAAAATCCGCCGAGCACTTGTTTCCGTTTCCGACAAAACCGGGTTGATCGACCTCGGCAAGTTCCTCGTTTCGCAAGGCGTCGAGATTCTCTCGACCGGCGGCTCGGCCAAGGCGCTCAAGGACGCGGGCGTGCCGGTGGTCGAGGTGTCGCAATTCACCGGCTTTCCCGAGATCATGGACGGCCGGGTCAAGACGCTGCAGCCCAAGATCCATGGCGGCTTGCTCGCGGTACGCGGCAACCCCGAGCATGAAAAGGCGATGCGTGATCACGCCATCCAGCCGATCGATCTGCTCGCGGTCAATCTCTACCCCTTCGAATCGACGGTGGCGAAGGGCGCCGCGTTCGCCGACTGCATCGAGAACATCGACATCGGCGGCCCCGCCCTGATCCGCGCCGCCGCCAAGAACCACGCGTTCGTCACCGTGCTGGTCGATCCCGCCGATTACGCCGAAGCCATCGCCGAGATGAAGGCCAACGGCGGCGCCACCACGCCCGAGTTCCGCAAGCGCCTCGCCGCGCGGGCTTATGCCCGCACCGCCGCCTACGACGCCGCCATATCGACATGGTTCGCGGGACAGTTGGGCGAAACCTTCCCCCGCCGCATGGCATTCGCGGGCGATCTGGTCCAAACGCTGCGTTACGGCGAGAACCCGCATCAGCAGGCGGCGTTCTACCGGGGCGGACTCGAATTTTCCGCGCGCGGGGATTCGCCCGCGCGACCGCGGCCGGGCATCGCCACCGCCCGCCAGCTTCAGGGCAAGGAACTCAGTTTCAATAATCTCAACGATACCGATGCCGCGTTCGAACTCGCCGCCGAGTTCCGCGACCGCCCCGCCTGCGTCATCGTCAAGCACGCCAACCCGTGCGGCGTCGCCCAGGCCGACACGCTGAAGGAAGCCTACCTGCGCGCCTATGCCTGCGACACCGAAAGCGCGTTCGGCGGCATCGTCGCCCTCAACCGCGCGCTCGACGCCGACGCGGCGGCCGAGATCGCCAAATTGTTCGTCGAGGTGGTAATCGCGCCCCAGATCGCGCCCGAGGCCGCGCAAATCCTGGCGGCGAAGAAGAACGTCCGCGTGCTCGAAACAGGCGCCATGCCTGATCCGAATGCCCAAGGCATGACCGTTCGTTCCCTCGCCGGCGGGTATCTTCTCCAGACCCGCGACAACGCGCTCACCGAGAAGGACTTGAAGGTCGTCACCAAGCGCAAGCCGAGCAACGCCGAAATGGCGGATCTGCTGTTCGCCTTCACCGTCTGCAAGCACGTGAAATCGAACGCCATCGTCTACGTCAAGAACGGCGCCACCGTCGGCGTCGGCGCGGGCCAGATGAGCCGGGTCAATTCCTCGCGCATCGCCGCGTGGAAGGCGGAGGACGCCGCCCGCGTCGCCGGCGACAAGGAAAGCTGGGCCAAGGGATCGGTGGTCGCCTCGGACGCGTTCTTTCCCTTCGCCGACGGCCTGATCGCGGCGGCCGAAGCCGGCGCCACCGCCGTCATCCAGCCGGGCGGGAGCATGCGCGACGACGAAGTGATCAAGGCCGCCGACGAGCGCGGCCTCGCCATGGTCTTCACCGGGATGCGCCACTTCCGGCATTGA
- a CDS encoding MFS transporter, with product MNPHRPASVPALVAWALYDWANSAHPTLITTFVFAAYFTKAVAADPVTGTAQWGYAASAAALAVALVGPVAGAIADNAGGRKPWLAVATVLAILVTAALWFVKPSPSHVGLGLALVALGIFFFELGTVFYNAMLPSLVPRVLIGRMSGWAWGLGYAGGLAALVVALFGFVKAETSWFGVTTEDAAHVRAVGPLVAAWFGLFALPLFILTPDTPRGGISLREAARQGLAQLAGTARKVRGFRHVVLFLFGMMCTANGLTTLFAFGGIYAAGRFGFDFEELLLFGIAMNVTAGLGAAAFGWIDDAIGPKKTLLIALAGLFVLGAGILLVESKTAFWVAALPLGLFVGPAQAAGRSYMAHVAPADMRAEMFGLYALAGKATNFLGPALLASITDMAQSQRAGMASILGFFVVGGLLLTLVPDPREIAR from the coding sequence GTGAATCCGCATCGCCCCGCGTCCGTTCCCGCGCTGGTCGCGTGGGCGCTCTATGATTGGGCCAATTCGGCCCACCCGACGCTCATCACCACCTTCGTGTTCGCCGCCTATTTCACCAAGGCGGTGGCCGCCGATCCGGTGACGGGCACGGCGCAATGGGGTTACGCGGCCTCGGCCGCGGCGCTCGCGGTCGCCCTGGTCGGCCCCGTCGCCGGGGCGATTGCCGACAACGCGGGGGGCCGCAAACCCTGGCTCGCGGTCGCGACCGTTCTCGCCATCCTCGTCACCGCCGCGCTGTGGTTCGTGAAGCCGTCGCCGTCGCATGTCGGTCTCGGCTTGGCGCTGGTGGCGCTCGGGATTTTCTTTTTCGAGCTCGGCACGGTTTTCTACAACGCCATGCTGCCCTCGCTGGTGCCGCGCGTCCTGATCGGGCGGATGTCGGGTTGGGCGTGGGGGCTCGGGTACGCGGGCGGCCTCGCCGCGCTGGTGGTCGCGTTGTTCGGATTCGTCAAGGCCGAGACGTCCTGGTTCGGCGTCACGACCGAGGACGCCGCCCACGTGCGCGCGGTCGGGCCGCTGGTCGCGGCCTGGTTCGGGCTGTTCGCGCTGCCGCTCTTTATTCTGACGCCCGACACGCCACGCGGCGGGATTTCCTTGCGCGAAGCTGCGCGCCAGGGCCTGGCGCAGCTCGCGGGGACGGCGCGCAAGGTGCGCGGGTTCCGCCACGTGGTGCTGTTTCTTTTCGGCATGATGTGCACGGCCAACGGCCTCACCACCTTGTTCGCGTTCGGCGGCATTTACGCCGCCGGCCGGTTCGGGTTCGATTTCGAGGAACTGCTGCTGTTCGGCATCGCCATGAACGTGACCGCTGGGCTCGGCGCCGCGGCTTTCGGCTGGATCGACGACGCGATCGGGCCGAAGAAAACCCTTTTGATCGCGCTCGCGGGGCTGTTCGTTCTCGGCGCCGGGATTCTCCTGGTGGAAAGCAAAACGGCGTTCTGGGTGGCGGCGCTGCCGCTCGGCCTGTTCGTCGGGCCGGCGCAGGCGGCGGGGCGCTCCTACATGGCGCACGTGGCGCCCGCCGACATGCGCGCCGAGATGTTCGGGCTCTATGCGCTGGCCGGCAAGGCGACCAACTTTCTCGGGCCCGCGCTGCTCGCCTCGATCACCGACATGGCCCAGAGCCAGCGCGCCGGCATGGCCTCGATTCTCGGGTTTTTCGTCGTCGGCGGGCTGTTGCTGACGCTGGTCCCCGATCCGCGGGAAATCGCGCGATAA